The DNA sequence TTGGCGGTATTCATATGTGGTCCCTCTATCTCTGGCTCCCGTCCCTTTCTTTCAGATACATGGGTGTCACGCATCCTTCAGTCTCTCACTCATCTGTTCATTCACATCGTCGGtcatctttttttgtgtgtgtgtgcgtgtgtgtgtgcgcatcaGTCCATGATACAGTTTGCCTTTGTACACATCCAGTTTCCTACACTCTTCtatttgctttttaaaaaagaaaatcatgAAGAAAACATTTGATTTACTTTTGCATATTTTCTAAGTGTATTTTCAATAACAGGAGTCTCTTTCCTCCCGACATGGGTATGGTGATGGTGTAGTCTATTGTACCTTCTCGGGAAACAATACTGTATATTCTCTGCCTTTAACAGTCTTAATTATTTTACCTTCTGGAGAAGTTGACGGATACCCGTAGGACACATcgagtatgtttaaaaaaaaaatacacagaatAATATTTTGCAACATGTATCATTCCAATAAAGTTTTAATTGTTAAAATTACAACAATGTGGTTCAAGAATGTTATTGCTCTGAATTTTTATTTATCCGTCACAGGTGTATatatcctggaccacaaaactagtcgtaagtagcatgggtatatttgtagcaatggccaacaatacgttttctgggtcaaaattatcgatttttcttttatgccaaaaatcattaggatattaggtagcgatcatgttccatgaagataattagtacgttttctaccataaatatatcaaaacttaatttttgattagtaatatgcactgttcagaactttatttgaacaactttaagggcgattttcataatatttagatattttccaccctcagattacagattttcaaatggttgtatctcagccaaatattgtcctatcctaacaaaccatgttgATGGAAAGCCTAATTCGTATTTGAAGGGATCTGTAATGTCATTGCATCATTTTCCTGCAAGTCTAGTCATTAGTCACATGATGTTTTGTCTCAAAAAATGACTGGCCAGCAGAGCTGAGCTGAGAATCCATGAACATTGATGGATCAATTATCATGAAATTCGGGTGGACCTGCTGggcaagttttttttgttttgtttttttttttagatgcattGAAATTCTTATAAATCTTTTGAAGATGACCTACTACATTTGCTAAAATGTGAAGCGCACTGCACAATACCGTATCCTACAATGCAAAGCTTATAATTTGACGTTTCATTTCTAGTTTGATCAATAAATCAGTACTTTGATCCACAATTCTTTTCTTTTTACACATTTTTCCTTACCAATTTGATTGGACTGACAATTTAAGATGTAtgacttttaaaaatgatttagtaAGAATAACACATGACTCTTgatatttgtgactctggaccataaaaccagtcttgagtagcacgggtatatttgatgcaatagccaaaaatacaacaTATGggtcaaaacattttattttatggcaaaaatcattaggatattaagtatgttcaatgaagatattttgtaaatttcctgccatatATGTAacttgtgattagtaatatgcattgctaacaacttcacttggacaaatttaaaggcaattttctcaatatttagattttttgcaccctcagattccagattttcaaatagttgtatcaatgTAAATCTTATTTATTCTCAATTTAATCTCACTTTCAAAAagttgacccttgtgactggttttgtggtccagggtcacatttgattctCGCCTGAAGCACAATGAGTTCAGGATACtactgtttaaaatgtttattgcTGCATAAACGCCTTATTTTACAAACTATTCGTAATGTAAGTATGTAGTATGCAGTACGTAGCTAACATTCCACTGAGTGCATTGCCTTCTCAACTAATATGATTGGATTGCCaaaaattgctatttttaatattttgattccAAAATAGCCGTCTGAATTAAATGAGtgtaaatgaaaagtttactATTGTAAACatcttatttttcccgtaagaatgggccatttgtacattttatggttctggcttccGGTCTCGTCCAgctttttttagctgtacaaaacagcttgttttgctgcttgaaattgcaaattggcatgtcttaccatattattttaatgtattgtcttaattatgaacacactgattTGCAGTGcagacagttttaccatttactgcacatttttattctcattttcctatagcggataatgaaccgcaAGTCTTGTCCATAAGCTTACAGGCACGTtgaagaataaagtggaaatattatgTAGTAGGTTAGATTATTAGACCTGATTGGCAAAAAGGTTTCAAAATAACTGGCTGAATTAAACAAGGAGAATAAATGAGAAGTTTACCATTGTTTCCACTATTTTTAATGGCAAAAAATTGTATCTGACTTTCAGTCTCAACCGCATCCAGCTacttttagctgtacaaaacaccttgttttgctgcttgtaatattgcaaactggtgtgtcttaccatattattttaatgcattatctttGTCGTGAGCACACTGATTTGTAGTGCAAGCCATTTTAACATTTACCGCACTTATTCCCATTATTTCCCTAATGAAACGGAAGTCTCGCACATTTACAAAAACAGAATTACTCCCGCGTTGAAAATTAAGGTGGATAATACGGACTTTTTCACGTGGTGCTTAGCAAAAACAGAAATGCACCATATGCTAGCACTGCATTCCAAAACAGCCATTTAAGCCGCACGGAAACGTGCAACCGAGCAACGCCTCCTTAAATCTCCTAGTGGCGGGCCGCGCATCTCGCATTCCACCTTAAGCGCTCAATGTGATCAACGCACGCGTACAGTATGTTTCCGTTTTTTTCCTCCAGCGCGCTCGCACCGCGGCTCGAAAGACTGCGAGCGTCACGTCGAAGGCAACACTGACGCACTTCATCCACTCTATCAAGCTTGAAGCCCATTAGGAATAATGTCCGAGCCGTACCGCGAATGGATCCTGGGCTCCATAGACTCACTGAGGTCGCGAAAAGCGCGACCGGACCTGGACAGAATTTGCAGAATGGTTAAAAGACGACACGGCTCGGACTGGGACCGAACCCGGTCAGAACTGGAAAAACTGATAGAGGAGCAAACGGTGCTGAAAGTCAACTATAAAGGCTCGGTTTCCTATCGCAACGCGGCGAAGGTGCTAAGAGGCAGGAGGAAAACCGAGCAGAGCAAGTGTGCGGTGAAACAGCCTTCTCTCGCGGACTGGAGCGCCGGCGACAGCGCTCTGGGTCCCGTGGATGAGGATCACATGGAGGACATGGAAGTAAGTCGTTTTGCGCTCCGGCAAAAACGAGACGCGGAATGTCAAGCATTAGTAACGTTAGTGTTTTTATAACTAGTTGAACTGTTCAGGCGTGTGCAACATGAACGCGCGGACTGGCGCAGACGGGGAGCGGCACGAATCTTCATGAGCGTCGGAAAATCGCCAACAATGGAAGCGCTTGGTCTGCGAGGTCGAAATCTTTCAGAGCGAGTTTTTGTGTGCGCTGGATGAGTCCGTCGCGGTAAAATCCTTGCCAATTAATCAAAACTCGCTTTTGCACAGCAGGGGAAAGTCGCCAAAACATCACGGATCCGCCGACTGACGCATTTCGCACAAGGAGCGACACCGGCGGAGACAATTAGCCTATTAGCGattatttaaagatttttttgcGCTTGTGCGCGTCGTGACCGAGTAAATACGACAATTTATAGGGATCATAGAAGCGCAGGTCATTAAGACGGGCTGCTAGATGATCCTTTATGCCCGTGCACGCGAAGTGCGAACGAAGTCGTCAGCGGGGCTCGTGAACTTGCCGTACTTATTCATCGCGGGTTCACATGTGAACAAACGCGGAGGTTAGTTTTAGTTGTGCTTTAAAGGGGAAAATGTCGGCTGTAGCCACGTTTAACATTGGCTTGCTTTGGGACGCGCTTGTCTCAGACAGGCAGCGCGCCTCGGAGCGAAGCGCGGCGGGTTCATGAATATTAACTAGGCTGCGTGAAGGACGCCAGTGGCGTGCCTTATTAATATACATGAGCTTAGAAAGCTTCTCCTCTCAGAGAACGCTGACGAATCTCACGTAGCTTAATATTCATAAGCCCGCCCGCTTGATTCTGAAGCAGCCGCGGAACGTTACgtaaattaatattcatgagcccgCCCCGCTTCACTCTCAGGGCGCGCTGATGCCTGCCGCCGGAGAACCGAGTCCGAGTTCAGCGCGCCTTCGTTCAGCAAACTCGCTCCGTAATGTTCCTCATACTgtttgaataagttatttcaacGTGCTCACTACTGTTAGTAACGATCCTTAGCACATTGTGACAACCAAAACCGGCGTTCAAAGCGTACGAAAAAACGGGCGAAGAGGAATTTCTGGCTCGCTCCTGTCTGAATAAACAGTGCGTGCGGCCTCCAGCTCGACTCGACGATAATCCAGTTTTGCAGAGAGACGGATTGAGCAAAATCACAAAGTGTAGTAGTCGAAATCTGTTCGTTTACTTTACATATAAAATACCGGTACATTCTAGTATGGCTAATCATCATGAAGTCATGTGCTAATAGATGTTTTCTTCTCCCCATCATTTTGGGATTTGGCTTGCTTTTTAGTGAAAATATTCCTGAGCTGTTGAACATTTTCAGCGTTATTGCACAGGACAGTTCAGTGAACCAGTGTCAGGGCATGTTGACACACTAATATGGGTTAAGAGTCTGCCATCAAAACGTTTATTACTTCAGGAAAATGTAAACAGTTAAACAATTAGGAAACTCAAAACCGTCtgtgaaacaaaaacaaataaaacagaatCTGAAAAAAAACTGCAACTTGGCCTCAAAAATTGGGACATTATGTAAAACATCTTCAGAATGAACCTTTGAAAATCTGCCTTCattatatagagggtttgcacagttaaatacattaaatacatctaatttatgctgtctagaCCATGGAAAAATgagtggaagctgttaaatcatatacaGATTTAGGGGTgcgatattttgacaaactaaagttgaTAGGAAGATGATTTaagatattaagatattagcctaatatttcacctacctgaccggaaatgataagaacaaacattcaAGTTGTCAAAATACTtggcctggaaatcctggttctgtTTGGCCAACCACCagcgccttttgttcctcagacagttttttgcgcTCTTCTACTTGTTTTGTTATaagttttggcagtctatagtactccaaatgtttttcctagtCCAAATGATTAGTACAGCCCGAAACATGACATTAATTGCATATTTTTctgattatttctgctgaaaatgatcaagtTTCATTCGATTCagtagcattgtttacattcattgCCGTCAATTGACGACATGTTGTGAAAACACTACAGATGAATCAGTCATTCTTTTTGTGGGGAGTCATTTTAGCAGCGAAAAACTATGACAGAACTAGAAATTCAGAAAagagaaatttacaaaaaattatgCAAATTTAACATGAGATGTTTGAAACCACTGCATTTTTGCAATATTGGACTTGTAATTCTTGAAAGATGCACATCCTaatcaaaaaaatccttcagaaatcatcctgatatgctgatttgctgctcaagaaacgttttgtaatattattattatcaatatttaaaacagttgagtacaattatccaggattctttggtgaatatgAGGTTTAAAGGAAaagtgtttatttaaataaaaaaatttcaaccaatttaatgcatccttgatgaataaaagtgtagtgtatttacatttattagaTCATTTATATAAAAATTGAAAGTGTGTTTCAAATGGCAGATGCAATGCATTTTGTTAAATCCTCTTGTTGCATTGGTTTGTATCCAGTCCTGGCGGTAATCAAAGCATGCTTAAAATtgatgataataattataatgcTGCTGCAATCTTTTTAGGACGAGATGTCCACGACAGCAGGAATGGACAGCAGTATGGATGAGGAGGGAGATGAGAGCAGTCTGGACGCCATGTGTGCTCAAAGCACCGCTGACTCGGGCATCAGCATGAGTCCCATCACCAGCAGTAACACCAGTCAGCCTCTTCCCTCACCCACGTCCTCAAAGAACTCCCCTACCCATGATGCTCTGAGGCAGGACACCGACAGCGCTTACATCCTACCTGAGCACATACAGCCAGCAGTCCAGCAAGACACAGGTACTCAAGTCAATTTGGAGATTTTGAACTAACTTCTCAAGATAAAATACTAAGTGATTTGAAAATTAGTTCTAGTCAGTCTTTTGTAACTTGTAGTGATCTATAAGTTAAAAGGTTgggaaattctgtcataattattCACCCTAATGTCgctctaaacctgtaagaccttcagtcatctttagaacacaaattaagatatttgtgatggaatccaagagctttctgaccctgcatagacagcaacgcaactgacacgctcaaggcccaaaaagatagtaaggacatcattaaaatggtctatactttttgtgtgccaagaagaaaaaaaaaagtagtcagTTATCGCCACACGTTCATGACAGTACCATCCATGATAATTGTGTAAccaaatatgtttctctgaagCTCTCCTACGCTTAAATGACTAATAAAATAAGCAAGTGTAGGTACAACAATCTGTCTTTcttgaatatacattgaatatattttttctgaTGTAAGTCTGAAATGGAAAAACATGCAAGttttacactagcagtcaaaagtttttgaacagta is a window from the Garra rufa unplaced genomic scaffold, GarRuf1.0 hap1_unplaced_002, whole genome shotgun sequence genome containing:
- the LOC141305396 gene encoding sterile alpha motif domain-containing protein 1-like, which encodes MSEPYREWILGSIDSLRSRKARPDLDRICRMVKRRHGSDWDRTRSELEKLIEEQTVLKVNYKGSVSYRNAAKVLRGRRKTEQSKCAVKQPSLADWSAGDSALGPVDEDHMEDMEDEMSTTAGMDSSMDEEGDESSLDAMCAQSTADSGISMSPITSSNTSQPLPSPTSSKNSPTHDALRQDTDSAYILPEHIQPAVQQDTGSVTLVQQPAAICLSALQVEEGPREEESSITSLPLLSDCAATPDEAVMSDGGPNAVPDPVEEGEMCTKSTTEEEVVNNGGENNGNDVIKKEIGQDPLLWSVADVASYFTSVGFPEQALAFRTQEIDGKSLLLMQRSDVLTGLSIRLGPALKIYENHVKVLQRSHFQDDSRLFS